The genomic interval CTGCTGAGCTGATCGCGGTTGGCGCCGCCGCCGTCGGGCTGCTGCTGTACTACGCGCAGTCGGGCGCCGCGGTGCGCGACCGGGCGAGCGCGGCGGCCGCGTTGCTGCCGCCCGACGGGCGCCTGCAGGAGGCGCTCATCGACACGCTGCTGAGCCTCGGCGCGCCCGGCGGCAAGCGCATGTCGACGGCGGCCGCCGCGGACGCGGTGTACGCCGCCGGCGGCGTGCAATTCCGGCGCTACGAGGCCGCGGCGGGCGACACGCTCGGCGCAATCGCGGAGCGCTTCGACGTTACCCTGGATACCATAATCAGTTTCAACGAACTGCGCCGGGAGCGCAATCTGAAGGACGGCCTGGAGCTGATCATTCCGAGCCACTCCGGAATTCGATACGTGGTGCGCCGCGGTGACAATCTGAGCCGCATAGCGGCACGCCACGGAGTCAGTCTGGACGCCATCCTCGACGTCAATGAGTTGGCGAGCTCGATCATCACTCCGGGACAGATTCTGCTGATTCCAGGCGTCGGACTGAGCGAAAACGTACGCAATCGAGTACTCGGAAGGCTGTTCATAGCACCCGCCCGGGGCCGCCTGTCGTCGCCGTACGGATTCCGCAACGATCCGTTCACCGGGTTGCGCAAGTTTCACAATGGGGTCGACATCGCAAACGGGCCGGGCACGCCGGTAGTTGCATCGATGAGCGGCGCCGTGGCGTCGGTGGGCTACAATGGCAATTATGGACGCTACGTCATCCTGCGCCACCCGGACGGCTTCCAGACCCTGTACGCTCATCTCGCGAGAACGCATGTCTCGCAGGGCGATCGCGTTCGCCAAGGACAACAACTTGGCGAGATGGGAAATACCGGCTATAGTACCGGCAACCATCTTCATTTTTCGATATTTTTGAATGGAACGCACGTGGACCCGCAGGAATATCTGGACTGACCGATATGGACACAGTGTTCGACTAAGAACCATCAACCGACCCCGCAGGAGTGCTTCGAGCGCGCCCTGGGCCGCGGTCGGAGCGGTGGTCGCGGCGGCGCTGGTGCTGGCTCTGGTGTCGCTGCCGCGCCCCGCCGCGGCGCCTCTCTACGATCCGCAGGAGTACCTGTACTACCCGAGCGAGTGGCCGCAGACCCTTGCCATCGAAGCGCTGAACGAAGCCGCGGGGCAGTCCGCCGTACGCGCTTCGGCCGCTGCCGGCGGTCACGGCGGCGGCCTGGACGTGGCGCCGATGATTCTCGACATCAAGCAGTACCGGGTGCGGCGCGGCGATACCATGAGCGGCATTGCCCATCGCTTCGGGTTGAGTCTCGACACCGTGGCTTCGCTGAACCGCACCGCGGGCATGGGCGTTCACCGGCTCGACATCGGCGAGATGATCAAGGTGCCCAACCAGGACGGCATCTACCTGACGGTCACCGATCTCGACGAGGTGTGCCGGGAGCGCGGCGTGCTGCCGGACGCGGTGCTGCGTACCAACGACATCACGCGCGAAGACTTGACGCCCTCCATGGAGCTGTTCTTCCCCGGCGTGCAACATTCCGGACGGGAACTGAGCCTGGCGATCGGCACCGCGTTCGGGCGCCCGGCTCGCACCGGCTGGGTCAGTTCACCGTTCGGGCCGCGCAAAGACCCGTTCAGCGGGGCCTGGCGGCAGCATCGCGGCGTCGACATCGCCGCGCCGCACGGTACGCGCGTGTACTCGGTGCAGGATGGCCGGGTAGCGGCGGTGGGATCGAACGGCGTGCTCGGCAAGTACATCATTGTGGCCCACTTTGCCGGCTACTCCTCGCTGTACGCACACCTGAGCCGGATTTACGTAGCGCGCGGCGAGGGCGTGAGCGGCGGCGAGACGATCGGCGCGATCGGCTCCACGGGGCGTTCCACCGGTCCCCACCTGCACTTCGAATTGCGCCGCGGACAACTACATCTGAACCCGGCCGACCTGATTCCCGGACTGCGCTGACCGCGCCGCGGCGGCGTCCGTGCTGGTTCCGGCCGTGTCAGGTGCCGTGGCAGTGCTTGTATTTCTTGCCGCTGCCGCACGGGCACGGCGCGTTGCGCCCCACCTTGGGCACGGCGCGCTGCGCCTGCACGGTGCCGGTCACGTTCTGCACCGCGGCGGCGCGCCGCCCGAGGGCGCTCCGGGCAGCCGCGACGCCGGCCGCGGCGGTGCCGTTCGGTGCCGTGCCATTGCCGCTCTGAGCCGGCGCTGCACCCGCCCCGGCGGCGAACTGGCCGATCGACACGTGGCGTGCCGTCGACATCGCGCCGCGGCGCGCCGGCTGCCGCTCGCTGTGCCGGATGGTGACCTTGAAGATCTTCTCGGCTATGGCGACGCGAATCTCGTCGAGCATGCGGTCGAAAATCTGGAAGCCTTCGAGCTTGTACTCCAGGAGCGGATTCTTCTGGCTGTAGGCGCGCAGCCGCACCGCCTCCTGGAGCGCGCTGAGGTTCTCCAGGTGGTCCTGCCAGCGGCTGTCGATGGCGCGCAGGTACTCGTAGCGGATGAACAGGTTGAACGGCTCGCGGCCGATCTGGGCCTGTTTTGCTTCCAGTGCGCGGCGCAGTTCGCCGGCGAGCGCCTGCTCCAGTTCCTGGCGCGGCAGCTTTTCGTAGTGGGCGGCGGGGAGCTCCGGGGTAAGGAAGTAGCGCGTCTTGAGGTTGGCGAGGACGGTGTGCCAGTCGCCGCCGGCGCCGTGCTCGTTGCTGCACTCCTCGACCAGCTCCGTCAACTCGTCCACGGCGGTGTCGACGACGCGCTCCACCAGGCCGCCGGAGGCCATGATTTCGTCGCGCTTTCCGTAGATGAACTTGCGCTGCTCGTTGAGGACATTGTCGAAGTCGAGCAGGTGCTTGCGGGTCTCGAAGTTGCGCTCCTCGACGCGGCGCTGCGCGCGTTCCAGC from Spirochaetaceae bacterium carries:
- a CDS encoding M23 family metallopeptidase — protein: AELIAVGAAAVGLLLYYAQSGAAVRDRASAAAALLPPDGRLQEALIDTLLSLGAPGGKRMSTAAAADAVYAAGGVQFRRYEAAAGDTLGAIAERFDVTLDTIISFNELRRERNLKDGLELIIPSHSGIRYVVRRGDNLSRIAARHGVSLDAILDVNELASSIITPGQILLIPGVGLSENVRNRVLGRLFIAPARGRLSSPYGFRNDPFTGLRKFHNGVDIANGPGTPVVASMSGAVASVGYNGNYGRYVILRHPDGFQTLYAHLARTHVSQGDRVRQGQQLGEMGNTGYSTGNHLHFSIFLNGTHVDPQEYLD
- a CDS encoding M23 family metallopeptidase; translated protein: MVAAALVLALVSLPRPAAAPLYDPQEYLYYPSEWPQTLAIEALNEAAGQSAVRASAAAGGHGGGLDVAPMILDIKQYRVRRGDTMSGIAHRFGLSLDTVASLNRTAGMGVHRLDIGEMIKVPNQDGIYLTVTDLDEVCRERGVLPDAVLRTNDITREDLTPSMELFFPGVQHSGRELSLAIGTAFGRPARTGWVSSPFGPRKDPFSGAWRQHRGVDIAAPHGTRVYSVQDGRVAAVGSNGVLGKYIIVAHFAGYSSLYAHLSRIYVARGEGVSGGETIGAIGSTGRSTGPHLHFELRRGQLHLNPADLIPGLR